In Phoenix dactylifera cultivar Barhee BC4 unplaced genomic scaffold, palm_55x_up_171113_PBpolish2nd_filt_p 001146F, whole genome shotgun sequence, a single window of DNA contains:
- the LOC103703878 gene encoding uncharacterized protein LOC103703878 — protein MASWLRRRKSEERRRGGEEKKVVLDGTKIRELVENKEAFTSFVEHKFQELDVNDDGKLSLEELQPAVVNIGAALGLSAQGTSPDSDHIYSEVLNEFTHGKREVASKSEFKEVLSDILLGMAAGLKRDPIVILRIDGEDLKEFVESPKFEPEAIAIFSQVESTNESLHKLLTVGLQQLTVEHGMPPDSDSWVMSNIVEPALQSLSTGRLEQPASQEIFLEEFKKLLNSIIQHLQGHPVIVAHSENTFDGSGIKRLLSNKFELEKLFDLVWRDLPKDQHQKTSKNYLRVALDGMASSEDLPPHGAVDQVDAFVNDAFKMANADDGKIVDEAEFKKTLTEILGSLMLQLEGNPISVSSNSVVHGPLESSSTAFFPPSSLSGSQSEGD, from the exons ATGGCGAGTTGGTTGCGGAGGAGGAAGagcgaggagaggaggaggggaggggaagagaagaaggtgGTGCTGGACGGGACGAAGATAAGGGAGCTGGTGGAGAACAAGGAGGCATTCACCAGCTTCGTGGAGCACAAGTTCCAGGAGCTGGATGTCAACGATGACGGCAAGCTCTCCCTCGAGGAGCTCCAGCCTGCCGTTGTCAACATCGGCGCCGCCCTCGGCCTCTCGGCCCAGGGCACCTCGCCGGACTCCGACCACATCTACTCTGAG GTTTTGAATGAATTCACACATGGAAAGCGAGAAGTAGCGAGCAAGTCCGAGTTCAAGGAGGTACTTTCTGATATTTTGTTGGGCATGGCAGCTGGGCTTAAAAGGGATCCAATCGTGATCTTGAGGATTGATGGAGAAGATCTGAAGGAGTTTGTTGAGAGCCCAAAATTTGAACCAGAGGCAATTGCCATATTCTCACAGGTGGAGTCGACAAATGAGTCTCTCCACAAGCTCCTGACAGTGGGTCTTCAACAACTCACGGTTGAGCATGGCATGCCTCCAGATTCTGACTCTTGG GTCATGAGCAACATTGTGGAGCCTGCATTACAATCACTTTCTACCGGCCGGCTTGAACAGCCTGCTTCTCAAGAGATCTTCTTAGAAGAATTTAAGAAGCTTTTGAACAGCATCATCCAGCACCTCCAAGGACACCCTGTCATCGTTGCCCACAGTGAAAACACCTTTGATGGGAGTGGCATCAAGAGACTATTGTCCAACAAATTTGAATTGGAAAAG TTGTTTGATTTGGTGTGGAGAGACCTACCGAAGGATCAGCATCAGAAAACATCAAAGAACTATCTTCGTGTTGCGCTGGATGGGATGGCTTCCTCTGAAGATTTACCTCCTCATGGTGCTGTTGATCAG GTTGATGCTTTTGTGAATGACGCCTTCAAAATGGCAAATGCAGACGATGGGAAGATTGTGGATGAAGCAGAGTTCAAGAAAACATTAACCGAGATTCTTGGGAGCCTTATGTTGCAGCTGGAGGGCAACCCCATATCTGTTTCATCCAACTCAGTGGTTCATGGGCCTCTAGAGTCTTCATCTACTGCCTTCTTTCCTCCCTCGTCACTGTCTGGTTCCCAAAGTGAGGGTGATTAA